The bacterium genome includes a region encoding these proteins:
- a CDS encoding C25 family cysteine peptidase has product MTVLLSYVLISALLPASIDPQIDILAKNSSSLEISLTPGSETGPGTITRFIFSSTEPALTIVSMACDTTAIESSGDQNYVGPGGFAEIGNAMILAGYRIYPVIIRNRVVERGMEINLKKAVLRLACRGYDNVRLAPSQAAVYKNLILNYEYDPHVEPQGLLIITPASFYNAVLPLADWKEKKGWTTTVATLAQTGNTSTSIKNYISNAYYNWDPAPEYVILVGDKDSLPAFAMPANPVNITDYLYGLIDGGDFIAEIMVGRLSVSNANELQTLVAKIVGYEKTPYTTDTTWFKHALMVAANYPYDTMTTPIPTKRWVREKLLQHSISPVDTIYDPPVSNGQAAITNAVNQGVSIINYRGGIADPYGWDRPTFTNTDVVALTNGWKLPVITSIVCNTCNFNYPACFAETWLRVGNPVTPKGAVGFFGATTPTTHSRWNNCLDYGIYWGLTEDSIYSFGPMTYRGKMEVYFNFPFEVSPDSGVEYYFNAYNLLGDPSLELWTAAPRSINVSHASSVPVGTNAISVSVQTGSSQPVKDALVSLYKQNEVKSVDFTDAGGMAYFQISTTTPDTLFVTVSKHNCAPYCGYLLVNNSAVYVGYLSHTISDPGGNNNGETNPGETIQMAVTLKNYGTSTTATGVTAKLTDSDPLVTITDSIKSFGAISPGGTATGSPYVFSVSTGAKDGRIIKFNLNVTSGQGSWNSVIWVEVKAPQFRAQRCRIVDGGNGVLEPGETSDLSIWIVNSGRLAGGNITGVLRSRNPGVSVNDSLGAFGTIPVGDSAENASDRFAVYASPQLAPGHVIDMYVLLSGDQSFRDTVYFSTTIGVVTTASPSGPDDYGYYAYDNTDAGYTETPAYSWVEVDPALGGSGTVLTLANDQTRTVALPFSFKYYGLNYSKISICSNGYAALDSTWIADMYNWHILSSLGPPLLMAAFWDDLDPNATDSSGNVCYYSDAANHRFIAEWSRIQHLHNPTSPVPAELQTFEIVLYDPAYYPTQTGDGEIIYQYKKISNDDHWHNYATCGIENYGHTSGLEYTYANVYAAGAAALINNRAIKFTTDQPDPYPGVEELGKLAGIGGKLDLQIFPNPARSNLIIKFQIPNSQFQNSPPPLPSPLEGEDKRGGDYSNISLRIYDATGRLTKQFNHLTIQPFNQIAWFGSDDAGRRLPAGVYFIELQSGENKVIEKVIITR; this is encoded by the coding sequence ATGACCGTACTTCTGTCGTACGTGCTCATTTCGGCGCTGCTACCGGCAAGTATTGATCCGCAGATAGATATTCTCGCCAAAAACTCGTCGTCACTGGAAATCAGCCTGACACCTGGCAGCGAGACCGGACCGGGTACGATAACAAGGTTCATATTCTCGAGCACCGAACCGGCCTTGACCATTGTCTCCATGGCCTGTGATACGACTGCCATCGAAAGCTCCGGGGATCAGAACTATGTTGGACCGGGAGGGTTCGCGGAGATAGGAAATGCCATGATCCTGGCGGGCTACCGGATATATCCGGTCATTATCCGCAACAGGGTGGTCGAGCGCGGGATGGAGATTAACTTGAAAAAAGCAGTGCTGCGCCTGGCATGCCGCGGTTATGATAATGTCCGGCTGGCGCCCAGCCAGGCAGCGGTTTATAAAAATCTTATTCTGAATTATGAATATGACCCTCATGTCGAGCCGCAGGGTTTATTGATCATTACGCCTGCATCGTTCTACAACGCGGTTTTGCCGCTGGCTGACTGGAAAGAAAAAAAGGGCTGGACGACCACGGTCGCCACGCTGGCGCAGACCGGGAATACCAGCACATCCATAAAAAATTATATCAGCAACGCATATTACAACTGGGATCCTGCGCCCGAGTATGTCATCCTCGTCGGCGATAAGGACAGCTTGCCGGCTTTCGCGATGCCGGCAAACCCGGTCAACATCACTGATTATCTGTACGGCCTGATCGATGGCGGCGACTTTATTGCCGAAATAATGGTCGGCCGTTTATCAGTGTCGAATGCCAATGAATTGCAGACCCTGGTCGCCAAGATCGTGGGTTACGAAAAAACGCCCTATACGACCGACACGACATGGTTCAAGCACGCGCTCATGGTCGCTGCCAATTATCCCTACGATACGATGACCACGCCGATACCGACCAAGCGGTGGGTCAGAGAGAAACTGCTCCAACATTCTATCAGCCCGGTGGATACTATATACGATCCGCCTGTTTCCAACGGCCAGGCCGCGATCACGAATGCCGTGAACCAGGGTGTCAGCATTATCAATTACCGGGGCGGTATTGCCGATCCCTACGGATGGGACCGTCCCACTTTTACCAACACCGACGTCGTAGCCCTCACGAACGGGTGGAAACTTCCCGTAATAACGAGTATTGTCTGCAATACCTGCAATTTCAATTACCCGGCGTGTTTCGCGGAGACCTGGCTGCGCGTCGGCAATCCCGTAACGCCGAAGGGCGCGGTCGGTTTCTTCGGCGCGACGACGCCAACGACCCATAGCCGGTGGAACAACTGCCTGGATTACGGGATCTACTGGGGTTTGACCGAGGACAGCATATACAGTTTTGGGCCAATGACGTACCGGGGCAAAATGGAGGTGTACTTCAACTTCCCGTTCGAAGTGTCGCCGGACAGCGGCGTGGAATATTATTTCAACGCCTATAACCTGCTGGGTGATCCATCCCTCGAATTGTGGACCGCGGCACCCCGGTCCATTAACGTCAGCCACGCGTCGTCCGTGCCGGTCGGCACGAACGCTATCTCGGTTTCGGTGCAAACCGGATCGTCGCAGCCTGTAAAGGACGCGCTGGTCAGCCTATACAAGCAAAACGAGGTCAAATCCGTCGATTTCACCGATGCCGGCGGTATGGCATATTTTCAGATCTCCACCACGACCCCCGATACCTTATTCGTCACTGTTTCCAAGCATAACTGCGCCCCTTACTGCGGATACTTGCTGGTCAATAATTCGGCCGTCTATGTCGGATATCTCAGCCACACGATAAGCGATCCCGGCGGCAACAACAATGGGGAGACCAATCCAGGCGAGACCATCCAGATGGCCGTGACCTTAAAGAATTACGGCACATCAACAACCGCTACCGGCGTGACCGCGAAGCTGACCGACAGCGATCCCCTGGTGACCATAACGGATTCGATAAAGAGCTTTGGTGCGATCAGCCCGGGCGGGACCGCGACCGGTTCACCGTATGTTTTTTCGGTATCGACTGGCGCGAAGGATGGTCGCATTATAAAATTCAACCTGAACGTCACGTCTGGCCAGGGCAGCTGGAATTCCGTGATCTGGGTGGAAGTTAAAGCTCCCCAGTTCCGGGCACAGCGTTGCCGCATCGTGGACGGCGGGAACGGTGTTCTGGAACCTGGCGAAACTTCCGACCTCAGTATCTGGATCGTGAATTCAGGCCGACTTGCCGGCGGCAATATTACCGGGGTCCTGAGGTCGCGCAACCCCGGTGTTTCGGTCAATGATTCTCTGGGCGCTTTCGGCACCATACCAGTTGGTGATTCGGCGGAGAACGCCAGCGACCGTTTTGCGGTGTACGCTTCACCGCAGCTCGCGCCCGGGCATGTAATCGATATGTATGTCCTGTTGTCAGGAGATCAATCTTTCCGGGACACGGTTTATTTTTCAACGACCATCGGAGTGGTGACAACCGCATCACCGTCAGGACCTGACGATTATGGTTATTACGCTTATGACAATACCGACGCCGGGTACACGGAGACGCCGGCCTACAGCTGGGTCGAGGTCGATCCGGCGCTGGGCGGGTCCGGCACTGTCCTGACGCTGGCGAACGATCAGACGCGCACGGTCGCGCTGCCTTTCAGTTTCAAGTATTACGGGTTGAATTACAGCAAGATCTCGATCTGCTCCAATGGTTACGCCGCTCTGGACTCGACGTGGATCGCGGATATGTACAACTGGCACATCCTCTCGAGCCTGGGGCCTCCGCTGCTCATGGCTGCGTTCTGGGACGACCTTGATCCCAATGCCACCGATTCCAGCGGGAACGTATGTTATTATAGCGATGCCGCGAACCACCGTTTCATTGCCGAGTGGTCGAGGATCCAGCATTTGCACAACCCGACCTCGCCGGTGCCGGCGGAACTGCAGACATTTGAGATCGTCCTGTATGACCCGGCATATTATCCGACCCAGACCGGCGACGGCGAAATAATCTACCAGTATAAGAAGATCAGCAATGACGACCACTGGCATAACTATGCCACGTGCGGTATTGAGAACTACGGACATACGTCAGGTCTTGAGTATACTTACGCCAATGTGTACGCGGCGGGAGCGGCCGCCCTGATCAATAACCGGGCGATCAAATTTACCACGGACCAGCCGGATCCATATCCCGGAGTGGAAGAACTTGGGAAGCTGGCGGGAATAGGCGGAAAACTCGACCTGCAGATATTCCCGAATCCTGCCAGGAGCAACCTTATAATTAAATTCCAAATTCCCAATTCCCAATTCCAAAATTCACCCCCACCCTTGCCCTCCCCCCTCGAGGGGGAGGATAAAAGAGGGGGGGATTATTCAAATATTTCATTAAGGATCTACGATGCGACTGGCAGGTTAACAAAACAATTCAACCATTTAACCATTCAACCATTTAACCAAATCGCCTGGTTCGGTTCAGATGATGCGGGCCGTCGTCTTCCTGCCGGTGTTTATTTCATTGAACTACAATCGGGGGAGAACAAGGTAATTGAAAAAGTCATTATAACAAGGTGA